ccattttacagataagaaaaagcCTTGGGGAGTTTCAAAATCTTGTTCAGAGCCAAGTGGCAAACGATGAAGCTTGGGACTTATCCCTGGAGTATGTCTGCAGAGgcgggttcttttttttttttttttttaatttatttattttcagggtaacagtattcattgcttttgcaccacacccagtgctccatgcaatacgtgccctccctattacccaccacctggttccccaacctcccacccccccccagccccttcaaaaccctctggttgtttttcagagtccatagtctctcatggttcatctccccttccactttccctcaactcccttctcctctccatctccccatgtcctccatgttctttgttatgctccacaaataagtgaaaccatatgatacttgactctctctgcttgacttatttcactcagcataatctcctccagccccgtccatgttgctacaaaagttgggtattcatcctttccgatggaggcataatactccaatcgtgtatatggaccacatcttccttattgcAGAGGCGGGTTCTTAATCATTGCCTCCTGACTGCACACACAGGATGaacttgaagaattttttttttcatgattcactGTCCTGGTCACGATCACCAATTGCTGGGCTCTGTTGTGACGCAAGAGCACAGCCCTGGGTGGGTGGTTACTGATTGCTGGGCTATCTCTGTGCTTTTATGGCTGTCCCAGCCATCACCTCCTTCTAGTCTTTTCTCCAAACACCAGTCCTTAGCTTCATGACCCTGCTTCACCCCTCGCTTCACCCCTAGGCCGCTGAGACTCTGCTCTAGACAAGGACCCCGGGAGccaatttcattaaaattttatcaaataaactCTCCCTAGGAAAGGATCACGGAATGAGTGGGTAGGAGTTTGATGTTTCCCGAGTGGATATTATGTGTTAAATTCTGGGTGCAGCTGCCTCGTGTACCACTGCCCACAAACCCATTATTCAGCCCATTGCACAGATCGGAAAGCGGAGGGTGGGGCGGGGCTTCAAGCTCCCGCTGTCTGGCTGCGGAGGTCACGTGCTTAGCCCTGTGTGAGGCTGCCTCCACAGGTTGGGGTCTCCGCCCTTTCTTAGACCACAAGCCTGAGCTTCTGATTCTATAGTGGAGGAAGTGGAAGACCCCAGAGGGCGCTCTTGAGGCTCAGGGTGCTGTCCCCTGTGTGTTCGGCTCCCGAAGTCAACAGTTGAGGTTTTCAGATAAGTAACCAACCACCGAGAAAGCTCTCTGTGACTGCATGTGGGATTGTCATATACACCTGAACCTGACCCTGTGCCACCAATTGTTGCTCATTTTATGTGGACAACTTCTCAGAGCCGCAGATAGACTGTGTCCTTGGAGGCACGATCTCTGCTGTCTATGTATGCGGCATAGTGTGGGCAGGCATAAGCCCCTGCTGGTTTGAGGGCTGCAACATAGTAACTAGGTGGAGGAGATTCATAATGACGAGACCCAGGACATACCCAAATCCAAGGAAGATGGGCAACGGGTTTAGCTCATAAGTGAACCCACAAGTAAAGCCCGTTAGACGAtcagttgttttcatttgcagAGAAAATTAGTACAGGGTGGCGGGTGAGGTATGGGTGTGAGCTGGGATAAGCACAGGGGATGGGGGAAACGGGTAATGGGGACCATGGGGTTCATGGGAAGCATTCCCCTCTCAATTTCAAGTTGGCTTCAGTGGCTTTGATTGAGGACAAATAAGAAGAGAATCAGAATCTCTCCCATTTTAGCCTTGCCATTGATAAGCCCTGTGGTCTTCTACAAATAAATCATGGGCCTCCGAAGCAGCAATTTCTCTCGGGGAAATGAGGGATTTTGACTCTATAAACGCAAATGTTCTTCTAGTTCTAATATCCTTCAATCCTGTTTTCTAACAGTTTCTGTGTAGTTGgatgaacagaaaacaaaagacgTAAGTGTAATCCGCGAAACCCATGAATAAGCGCTCGGGCCAGACATCTAGACTGCAACCTATTTCGAGTTCagctgaaaaaaagaagaactggtctctgatttttttttcttttttttttcccccaggcaATATACTTATTCACTAAACTCCGCCTCCCCCCTTTCACTAGAAACTGTGCATTTCCTACTTTTCTGCAGCCTATATGTTTGATTTGCACAGCTCAGCTGGTCAGAGGAGCTGAGACATCCGTCCCCCTACGAGAACCCTCCTGGTAAGTCACCTCTCAGCCACTTTGCCTGTTAGTTAGCTCTGCTTCTGTGATGAGTAAAGGGCTTACAGGAAACCCATTAGACAAACACCAGGTGCTCCTAGAGCTATCTTGAAACATAATctttgagagaagaaaagagtTAGAATTTAGAATGAGTTTCAGATTGTGATAATATTGAAGATACAAAACACGATTATGAATGAAAGATTGTAAGGGATCAAtactagaaagaaaggaaggaaggaagaaagaaagagaaaaaaaaaaaagaaggaaagactcTTCACCTTTCAAAAGAAAGCTTTTCAAGGGAGGTGATTCTTGGCCAGAATCCTGGCAGTGATTATAGATTATAATCGGGTAAGAGGAACTgaaaaccccctccccctccccgggaTGGGATGCCCTCTGAATGTGTTTCCAAGCAGAAGTTGTATCTAAGTCTAactcttctgtttgcttttcgCCCCCCAAAAAGGGAAGGTAAACATTGTCCAATTAATGTCATATTACAAATATCAAATTGTTTCCCTTTAATAATCAGTTCCACAGCACATTTAGTGTAATTCTGTTTCAGAATTTAAGGGGAAAGTTTCTGTGTGCTCCTCCCACTGCCTAATCTGAGATCCAGGAGGCTTAAGACCCACATGGATTAAAGAAATTTCTCAATGAAGCAATGGAACTAAAATTGACCTGGCAAGGCAATGTGAGAGCAAAAGTGAGAATGGGAGTCTAGATTTTACAGCTGGCTGCTAGCTCCCATGACCTTCTCAGGGGACTCGGGCTTCAGCCCATCTCGTTCTGACTGTATTGTGACACCAACCTGGCAATGCCAAGTTCTAGTTCTTTCACCAAGAAGCGAGAGACCATGGTAGCTGGTGGATAAGAGCACAGGCTGCCTGCCTTCCAAATCAGTTGCTTCCtagctgtgtgtctttgggcaagttactcagccTCTCTGTGCTTTGAGGTTCTCATCAGCAACATGGGGCAATAACATGACCCAACTCCCGCAGTGACCTTGAGGACTAAACGAATGAATGGGTGTGAAGCTCAGAACAGCGCCTGGCCCACAGAGTGCCCTGGGGAGCCGTTAATGGTTACTAGCACTCCGTGATGCTCTATGTAAGCTCAACCCCTGGGGAACAGCAGCTACAGCTTAGTAGATCGTCAGACAGTGTGAGACGGCACCCAAGTCAGTTTCTTGAAATTGTGATCAAAGCTGCCTTCTCTCCACATGGCCACGGGGCACCAGATCTTATTTGGTTAGATGACGGTTTTGTGAATTTCCCCGGGAGTCATGCTCTCTGTCTAGCGAGCAGAGACACCAGCGGTGAGCCTTCCCTTTCCTGCAAAAGTCCTTTGTTTTGGCCACATAAGGGAACTCAGTTAAATATGGAAATCGAGGCACCAATGTTGAAAGTCTGTGGAGGTCTAAGACAGTTTGCGCTCGTGGTGGACCGCTCAGAACATTCTAGGGCTGAATAAAGGAGCACTTTTTCTTAATTCCCAGGGTCGAGCAAAATGAATGACCCCACATCGACTCCATACTATGACATTGATTATGGTATGTCAGAGCCCTGTCAGAAGACCGACGTGAGACAGATCGCAGCCAGGCTCCTTCCTCCGCTCTACTCGCTGGTCTTCATCTTTGGCTTCCTGGGCAACATGCTGGTCGTCCTCATCCTCATCAACTGCAAAAGGCTGAAGAGCATGACTGACATCTACCTGCTCAATCTGGCCATCTCCGACCTGCTCTTCCTTCTCACCATCCCATTCTGGGCCCACTACGCCGCGGACCAGTGGGTCTTTGGAAATAGGCTGTGTCAGATTTTGACCGGGCTCTACTACATAGGCTTCTACACAGGCATCTTCTTCATCATCCTCCTGACCATTGACAGGTACCTGGCGATCGTCCACGCCGTGTTTGCTATAAAGGCCAGGACGATCACCTTTGGGGTGGTAACGAgcggggtcacctgggtggtggCCATGTTCGCCTCTCTCCCCGGGATCATCTTCACCAGATCCCAGAAAGAGGGGTCTCGCCTGACCTGCAGCCCCCATTTCCCACCCACTCGGTACCATTTCTGGAAGAACTTCCTGACGTTAAAGATGACCATCTTGGGTCTGGTCCTGCCCCTGCTCGTCATGATCGTCTGCTACTCGGCCATCCTCAAGACCCTGCTTCGGTGCCGAAACGAGAAGAAGAGGCACAAGGCGGTGAGGCTCATTTTCGTGATCATGATCGTTTACTTTCTTTTCTGGGCTCCTTACAACATCGTGCTTCTCTTGAGCACCTTCCAGGAGTCCTTCAGCCTGAATAATTGCAGCAGCTCCAACAGGCTGGACCAAGCCATGCAGGTGACGGAGACCCTTGGGATGACGCACTGTTGCATCAACCCCATCATCTACGCCTTCGTGGGGGAGAAGTTCAGAAACTACCTCTTGAAGTTCTTCCGAAAGCACATCGCCAGACACTTCTGCAAACACTGCTCTGTCTTCCTGGGAGATGTGTCCGACAGGGCAAGCTCGGTTTACACTCGATCCACCGGGGAGCAGGAGATCTCTGTCGGCTTATGACCTGGACTTGTCTTTGTACACAGCCTGTGGGTGGGAGTGGTTCTTTTGAAAAGGAAGGTGCTGTTAGAGAGTCTAcgattcatccatccatctggcATCTCTTTT
The sequence above is a segment of the Meles meles chromosome 20, mMelMel3.1 paternal haplotype, whole genome shotgun sequence genome. Coding sequences within it:
- the LOC123933225 gene encoding C-C chemokine receptor type 5, with protein sequence MNDPTSTPYYDIDYGMSEPCQKTDVRQIAARLLPPLYSLVFIFGFLGNMLVVLILINCKRLKSMTDIYLLNLAISDLLFLLTIPFWAHYAADQWVFGNRLCQILTGLYYIGFYTGIFFIILLTIDRYLAIVHAVFAIKARTITFGVVTSGVTWVVAMFASLPGIIFTRSQKEGSRLTCSPHFPPTRYHFWKNFLTLKMTILGLVLPLLVMIVCYSAILKTLLRCRNEKKRHKAVRLIFVIMIVYFLFWAPYNIVLLLSTFQESFSLNNCSSSNRLDQAMQVTETLGMTHCCINPIIYAFVGEKFRNYLLKFFRKHIARHFCKHCSVFLGDVSDRASSVYTRSTGEQEISVGL